The following are from one region of the Simiduia agarivorans SA1 = DSM 21679 genome:
- the atpG gene encoding F0F1 ATP synthase subunit gamma, whose amino-acid sequence MAAGKEIRTQITSIKNTQKITSAMEMVAASKMRKAQDRMQLGKPYAQRIRAVVGHIANAAPEYQHLYMQEREVKRVGFILISTDRGLCGGLNINLFKAALKSMKEWNAKGVGIDICTVGAKAQAFFKSYGGNVVAGVRDLGEEPSLATLIGSVKTMLDAYADAKIDRLFLVGNDFVNTMTQTPYVNQLLPLKAEQDEKLTHTWDYLYEPDAKALLDGLLTRYLESQVYQAVVENGACEQAARMLAMKNATDNAGDLIKDLQLAYNKARQAAITQELSEIVGGAAAV is encoded by the coding sequence ATGGCAGCCGGAAAAGAGATACGTACTCAGATAACGAGTATTAAAAATACGCAGAAGATCACTTCCGCCATGGAAATGGTGGCGGCGAGCAAGATGCGTAAAGCGCAGGATCGCATGCAACTTGGCAAGCCCTACGCACAGCGTATTCGTGCTGTGGTAGGTCATATTGCCAATGCTGCGCCCGAATACCAGCACCTGTACATGCAGGAGCGTGAGGTTAAGCGCGTTGGCTTCATCCTGATTTCAACCGACCGGGGTTTGTGTGGTGGTTTGAACATTAACCTGTTCAAAGCCGCGCTCAAATCCATGAAGGAATGGAACGCAAAGGGTGTTGGCATCGACATCTGCACCGTGGGCGCCAAAGCCCAGGCGTTTTTCAAGAGCTATGGCGGCAACGTGGTTGCCGGCGTACGCGATCTGGGTGAAGAGCCATCGCTCGCTACCTTGATCGGCAGCGTGAAAACCATGCTCGATGCCTATGCGGATGCAAAGATCGACCGTTTGTTCCTGGTGGGTAACGATTTCGTTAACACCATGACCCAAACACCTTACGTGAACCAGCTGTTGCCGTTGAAGGCAGAGCAGGATGAAAAGCTGACCCACACCTGGGACTACCTGTACGAGCCGGATGCCAAGGCACTGCTCGATGGTCTGTTAACCCGCTACCTCGAATCACAGGTCTATCAGGCCGTGGTTGAGAACGGAGCCTGTGAGCAGGCCGCGCGTATGCTGGCGATGAAAAACGCCACCGACAACGCCGGCGACCTCATCAAGGATCTGCAGCTGGCATACAACAAGGCCCGTCAGGCTGCGATTACGCAGGAACTGTCCGAGATTGTGGGTGGTGCAGCGGCCGTTTAA
- a CDS encoding ParA family protein, with protein MSKIYAITNQKGGVGKTTTCVNLAASLVATKKRVLLVDLDPQGNATMGSGIDKNSLKESVYDVLLGEAALLDVIQRSESGGYDVLPANGDLTAAEVQLLDMDRKEQRLKLALKDVADKWDYVLIDCPPSLNMLTVNALTAARGVIIPMQCEYYALEGLSALVETINQITAVLNPGLVIEGILRTMHDPRNSLTVDVSAQLTEYFGDKLYRTCIPRNVRLAEAPSFGQPALSYDAQSKGAIAYLALAGEMLRRNEASLKATEHSAV; from the coding sequence GTGAGCAAGATTTACGCAATTACCAATCAGAAAGGCGGCGTGGGCAAAACCACCACCTGCGTTAACCTGGCGGCATCTTTGGTTGCCACCAAAAAACGCGTCTTGTTGGTGGATCTGGACCCTCAGGGCAATGCCACTATGGGCTCCGGCATCGACAAAAACAGCCTGAAAGAATCCGTGTACGATGTCTTGCTGGGTGAGGCTGCCTTGCTGGATGTGATTCAGCGTTCGGAATCCGGTGGCTATGATGTGCTGCCGGCCAATGGCGACCTGACTGCCGCCGAAGTGCAGCTGCTCGACATGGACCGCAAAGAACAAAGGCTCAAGCTGGCACTGAAGGATGTGGCAGACAAGTGGGATTACGTGCTGATCGATTGCCCACCGTCACTCAACATGCTGACGGTCAACGCGCTCACAGCCGCACGCGGGGTTATCATCCCCATGCAGTGCGAATACTATGCATTGGAAGGTTTGTCGGCATTGGTGGAAACCATCAACCAGATTACGGCGGTGCTGAATCCGGGGCTTGTTATCGAGGGAATTCTGCGTACCATGCACGACCCACGCAACAGCCTGACGGTGGATGTGTCGGCCCAGTTGACCGAGTATTTCGGCGACAAACTCTACCGCACCTGCATTCCGCGCAATGTGCGCCTGGCCGAAGCGCCGTCGTTTGGTCAGCCGGCTTTGAGCTATGATGCCCAATCCAAGGGTGCCATTGCCTACCTGGCGCTGGCGGGAGAAATGCTGCGCCGCAATGAGGCCAGCCTGAAAGCCACTGAACACAGCGCCGTGTAA
- a CDS encoding F0F1 ATP synthase subunit delta yields MAELTTLARPYAKAAFEYAQANKDLAGWSAMLATAAAVAQQDVIQQVISLPSYTADQKAQIFVDVCGDQLTGPGQNFIKNLAANKRLTLLPHIAAIYGQLKAEQEKSIDVEVVSAFTLSADLQEKLATALSKKLSCDVRVQASVDQNLIGGAIIRAGDTVIDGSVRGRLAKLAEAMNA; encoded by the coding sequence ATGGCTGAATTGACCACCCTGGCCCGACCTTACGCCAAAGCGGCTTTCGAGTACGCGCAGGCGAACAAGGACCTCGCAGGTTGGTCTGCCATGCTGGCTACGGCGGCTGCCGTTGCCCAGCAGGACGTGATTCAGCAGGTGATCAGCCTGCCGTCTTACACAGCAGACCAGAAAGCGCAGATTTTTGTCGACGTGTGCGGCGATCAGCTGACAGGCCCCGGCCAAAACTTTATTAAGAACCTGGCGGCGAATAAGCGCCTGACCCTGTTGCCGCACATCGCAGCAATCTACGGTCAGCTTAAAGCCGAGCAGGAAAAATCCATCGACGTGGAAGTGGTATCCGCATTTACCCTTTCCGCCGACCTTCAAGAGAAATTGGCTACCGCACTCAGCAAGAAGCTGAGCTGTGACGTGCGTGTACAGGCCAGCGTTGATCAGAACCTGATCGGTGGTGCGATTATTCGCGCCGGCGATACCGTAATTGATGGTTCTGTCCGCGGTCGCCTGGCCAAGCTCGCCGAAGCGATGAACGCCTAA
- a CDS encoding F0F1 ATP synthase subunit B, translated as MNINLTLIGQSITFLVFVWFCWKYVWPALIGVMAEREKKIADGLQAAERADKDLELAQKKATDQLKEAKAQAASIIEQANKRASQIVEEAKEQARAEGDRLKAAAQSEIEQEANRAKEALRAQVAGLALAGATKVLGASVDEAKHADLLNQLAAEL; from the coding sequence GTGAACATTAACCTGACCCTGATAGGCCAATCGATTACCTTTCTGGTATTCGTCTGGTTCTGTTGGAAATACGTGTGGCCCGCGCTGATTGGCGTGATGGCCGAGCGTGAAAAGAAAATTGCTGATGGTCTGCAGGCGGCTGAACGCGCTGACAAAGACCTGGAACTGGCGCAGAAGAAAGCCACCGATCAACTGAAAGAAGCCAAGGCGCAAGCGGCTTCAATCATTGAGCAGGCCAACAAGCGCGCCAGCCAGATCGTAGAAGAAGCGAAAGAGCAGGCCCGTGCCGAAGGCGATCGCCTGAAGGCCGCTGCCCAGTCTGAAATTGAGCAGGAAGCCAACCGTGCCAAAGAAGCCCTGCGCGCGCAGGTTGCTGGCCTGGCATTGGCGGGCGCCACCAAAGTACTGGGTGCATCGGTTGACGAAGCCAAGCACGCGGATCTGCTGAACCAACTGGCAGCTGAGCTGTAA
- the atpA gene encoding F0F1 ATP synthase subunit alpha: MQQLNPSEISEIIKGRIDKLDVATEAKNEGTIVSVSDGIIRIHGLADVMYGEMIEFDGGLYGMALNLEQDSVGAVVLGDTSGLAEGQKARCTGRILEVPVGEGLLGRVVDALGNPIDGKGALSTTETDAIEKIAPGVIARQSVDQPVQIGLKAVDAMVPIGRGQRELIIGDRQTGKTAIAVDAIINQKGTGIKCVYVAIGQKASSVAAVVRKLEEHGAMDHTIVIAATASDPAAMQFLAPFAGCTMGEYFRDRGEDALIIYDDLTKQAWAYRQISLLLRRPPGREAYPGDVFYLHSRLLERAARVNAEYVEKFTDGKVKGKTGSLTALPIIETQAGDVSAFVPTNVISITDGQIFLETSLFNAGIRPAMNAGISVSRVGGAAQTKAVKKLSGGIRTALAQYRELAAFSQFASDLDEATKAQLNHGERVTELMKQKQYQPLKVAELAVVVYAANEGFLKDVEVAKIGAFEAALLSYMNSEHADLMKKINETGDYNDEIAATFKGALEKFKATQTW; encoded by the coding sequence ATGCAGCAACTGAATCCTTCGGAAATCAGTGAAATCATCAAAGGCCGCATCGACAAACTGGACGTTGCGACCGAAGCCAAAAATGAAGGCACCATTGTGTCCGTCTCCGACGGCATTATCCGCATCCACGGCCTGGCCGATGTGATGTACGGTGAAATGATCGAGTTCGACGGCGGCCTCTATGGCATGGCGTTGAACCTGGAGCAGGACTCTGTGGGTGCGGTAGTTCTGGGTGACACCAGCGGACTGGCCGAAGGCCAGAAAGCCCGTTGCACCGGCCGCATTCTCGAAGTACCCGTGGGCGAAGGCCTGCTGGGGCGCGTGGTTGACGCGCTGGGTAACCCCATCGACGGCAAAGGCGCACTTTCCACCACCGAAACCGATGCCATTGAAAAAATTGCCCCCGGTGTTATTGCCCGTCAGTCAGTGGATCAGCCAGTGCAGATCGGTCTGAAAGCCGTTGACGCGATGGTACCCATCGGCCGTGGCCAGCGCGAGCTGATCATTGGTGACCGCCAGACCGGTAAAACCGCCATCGCCGTTGATGCCATCATCAACCAGAAAGGCACCGGTATTAAGTGTGTGTACGTGGCCATCGGCCAGAAGGCCTCTTCTGTTGCCGCGGTGGTACGTAAGCTGGAAGAACACGGTGCCATGGATCACACCATCGTGATCGCTGCAACCGCGTCAGACCCAGCCGCCATGCAGTTCCTGGCGCCATTTGCCGGTTGCACCATGGGCGAATACTTCCGCGATCGCGGTGAAGACGCACTGATCATTTACGATGACCTGACCAAGCAGGCCTGGGCCTACCGTCAGATCTCCTTGTTGCTCCGTCGTCCACCAGGCCGTGAAGCCTACCCCGGTGACGTTTTCTACCTGCACTCCCGTCTGCTGGAGCGCGCTGCGCGTGTAAACGCTGAGTACGTAGAAAAATTCACCGACGGCAAAGTGAAAGGTAAGACCGGTTCTCTGACCGCGCTGCCGATCATTGAAACTCAGGCGGGTGACGTATCGGCATTCGTACCGACCAACGTGATCTCTATTACCGATGGTCAGATCTTCCTGGAAACCAGCTTGTTCAACGCCGGTATCCGCCCTGCCATGAACGCCGGTATCTCCGTATCGCGTGTAGGTGGTGCGGCGCAGACTAAGGCTGTTAAAAAGCTGTCAGGTGGTATCCGTACCGCGCTGGCTCAGTACCGTGAACTGGCGGCTTTCTCCCAGTTCGCATCTGACCTGGACGAGGCCACCAAGGCCCAGCTGAACCACGGTGAGCGCGTAACCGAGCTGATGAAGCAGAAGCAGTACCAGCCGCTGAAAGTAGCGGAACTGGCTGTAGTGGTTTACGCCGCTAACGAAGGCTTCCTCAAAGACGTTGAAGTAGCCAAGATTGGTGCCTTCGAGGCCGCCCTGCTCTCTTACATGAACAGCGAACACGCTGACCTCATGAAGAAAATTAACGAAACCGGCGATTACAACGATGAAATCGCGGCGACGTTCAAGGGCGCTCTGGAGAAATTCAAGGCAACCCAAACCTGGTAA
- a CDS encoding ParB/RepB/Spo0J family partition protein encodes MAAKRKGLGRGLDALLGASKPATDGAVPADANPVSSDGKLAELPVELIQRGKYQPRRDMHPEALEELAASIKAQGVMQPIVVRGIGEGRYEIIAGERRWRATQLAGLEKIPAVVRDVPDEAAIAMALIENIQREDLNPVEEAVALKRLQDEFDLTHQEVADAVGKSRTTVTNLLRLIALTPEVKKMLEHGDLEMGHARCLLTLDDADQREVARQVAAKGLSVRQTEALVRKLQQEQTKAVPAETQSPDVRHLEEGLSSHVGVPVQVQQSAKGKGKLILSYNSLDELDGILAHLRYSADS; translated from the coding sequence ATGGCCGCAAAACGCAAAGGGTTGGGACGTGGATTGGACGCGCTGCTGGGCGCCAGTAAGCCCGCTACCGATGGCGCTGTACCCGCCGATGCGAACCCGGTTTCCTCAGACGGTAAACTGGCTGAGTTGCCAGTGGAGCTGATTCAGCGCGGCAAATACCAGCCCCGCCGCGACATGCACCCGGAAGCGCTGGAGGAACTGGCAGCATCCATCAAGGCCCAGGGCGTCATGCAGCCCATCGTGGTGCGCGGCATTGGCGAGGGTCGCTACGAAATCATCGCCGGTGAGCGCCGTTGGCGCGCCACGCAATTGGCGGGGCTGGAGAAAATTCCCGCGGTTGTGCGCGATGTACCGGATGAAGCCGCCATTGCCATGGCGCTGATTGAGAATATCCAGCGCGAAGACCTGAACCCGGTTGAAGAAGCGGTGGCGCTCAAACGCCTGCAGGACGAATTCGACCTGACCCATCAGGAAGTGGCCGATGCGGTGGGCAAGTCCCGTACCACCGTCACCAACCTGCTGCGACTGATTGCCCTCACGCCCGAAGTGAAGAAAATGCTCGAGCACGGGGACCTGGAAATGGGCCATGCCCGTTGCCTGCTCACCTTGGACGATGCTGACCAGCGCGAAGTAGCCCGCCAGGTGGCAGCCAAAGGTCTGTCGGTGCGCCAGACCGAAGCGTTGGTGCGAAAACTTCAGCAGGAGCAAACCAAAGCGGTACCGGCAGAGACCCAGAGTCCGGATGTACGCCATCTGGAAGAAGGTTTGTCGTCGCACGTGGGGGTTCCGGTTCAGGTGCAGCAATCCGCCAAAGGCAAGGGTAAGCTCATTCTGTCCTACAACAGCTTGGATGAGCTGGATGGAATTCTCGCCCACCTGCGTTATTCGGCTGATAGTTAG
- the atpE gene encoding F0F1 ATP synthase subunit C, translating into MEALGLVYVASALLIGLGALGTAIGFGTLGGKLLEGAARQPEQAPALQGKMFLMAGLLDAVPMIGVGIGMYLIFVVAPGLAG; encoded by the coding sequence ATGGAAGCACTTGGTTTGGTATACGTAGCATCTGCACTGCTGATCGGTCTGGGCGCTCTGGGTACTGCAATTGGTTTCGGTACACTGGGTGGCAAGCTGCTGGAAGGTGCTGCGCGTCAGCCTGAACAAGCGCCGGCTCTGCAGGGCAAAATGTTCCTGATGGCAGGTCTGCTCGACGCCGTTCCAATGATCGGTGTTGGTATCGGCATGTACCTGATCTTCGTAGTGGCTCCTGGCCTGGCAGGTTAA
- a CDS encoding ATP synthase subunit I → MCLALVVGSVWVIEPDSVEPPRLWMSCLFGGLVAIIPHTYFAGLAWRFAGARAARAVVNSFYRGESGKFVLTLVGFGLIFVSPLPVNPLALFVSYGLMLALQIGLAARFAR, encoded by the coding sequence GTGTGTTTAGCACTGGTTGTGGGCTCCGTTTGGGTGATTGAACCCGATAGCGTTGAGCCGCCCAGGCTGTGGATGTCTTGTCTTTTCGGCGGGCTGGTCGCCATCATTCCCCACACCTACTTTGCCGGGCTGGCCTGGCGTTTCGCCGGCGCACGCGCGGCCCGTGCTGTTGTAAACAGCTTCTACCGCGGTGAGAGTGGCAAGTTTGTGTTAACACTGGTGGGCTTTGGGTTGATCTTTGTGTCCCCGCTGCCAGTTAACCCGTTAGCGTTATTTGTGTCCTACGGACTGATGCTCGCCCTGCAGATAGGGCTCGCAGCACGGTTCGCCCGATAG
- the atpB gene encoding F0F1 ATP synthase subunit A translates to MASEGITATGYIQHHLQNMAYGKLPAGYERVGADGTVTVLEQDTWTLAHTSQEAIDMGFWAVHLDSLGWSIALGLLFAFLFRRVAVKATTGVPTGVQSFVELVVDFVDNTVKDTFHHRNTMIAPMALTIFMWVFLMNLMDLIPVDWLPMAAAKIAGDDHLFFKVVPTTDPNITLGMAFAVFMLMIFFSIKEKGFMGFVKELTLHPFHAGKWYIDIILIPINLILETVSLIAKPISLGLRLFGNLYAGEMIFILIALMFGGGLLLGLGAGVLQWGWAVFHILVITLQAFVFMVLTTVYMAMAHNTEEDH, encoded by the coding sequence ATGGCAAGCGAAGGAATCACCGCAACCGGTTATATCCAACACCACCTGCAGAACATGGCCTATGGCAAATTGCCTGCTGGCTATGAGCGCGTTGGCGCTGACGGCACAGTTACCGTGCTGGAGCAGGATACCTGGACCCTGGCCCACACATCGCAAGAAGCGATCGATATGGGCTTCTGGGCTGTTCATCTGGACTCCTTGGGCTGGTCTATCGCTCTGGGTCTGTTGTTCGCGTTTCTGTTCCGTCGCGTAGCCGTCAAAGCCACCACCGGTGTTCCCACTGGCGTGCAAAGCTTTGTTGAGCTGGTAGTGGATTTCGTGGACAACACCGTGAAGGACACTTTCCATCACCGCAACACCATGATCGCGCCTATGGCACTCACAATTTTCATGTGGGTGTTCCTGATGAACCTGATGGACCTGATACCAGTAGACTGGCTGCCCATGGCGGCGGCGAAAATTGCCGGCGATGATCACCTGTTCTTCAAAGTGGTGCCCACCACCGACCCGAACATTACCCTGGGTATGGCCTTTGCCGTGTTCATGCTGATGATTTTCTTCAGCATCAAAGAGAAGGGTTTCATGGGCTTTGTGAAAGAGCTGACCTTGCACCCGTTCCACGCGGGCAAGTGGTACATCGACATCATTCTGATTCCGATCAACCTGATCCTGGAAACTGTATCCCTGATCGCCAAGCCGATTTCCCTGGGCTTGCGACTGTTCGGCAACCTGTATGCCGGTGAAATGATCTTCATCCTGATTGCCCTGATGTTTGGTGGCGGCTTGCTGCTGGGCTTGGGTGCGGGTGTACTGCAATGGGGCTGGGCGGTATTCCACATCCTGGTTATTACCCTGCAGGCGTTTGTATTCATGGTTCTCACCACTGTGTATATGGCAATGGCCCATAACACAGAGGAAGACCACTGA